GGTATAAAAGGTTGGTGTGACAATAAAGCATATTCAGTAAATAGTGAAGATGATGTAAATAAGTTACCATCTCTTAATAAGGTATGTATAGTTGCACAAACTACTATAACTAATGAAAAATTTGAAACTTTGTCAAAGTTAGTTTCTAAAAAAAGTAATGAAGTCCATATAAATAATACAATATGTAATGCTACAAATGTACGTCAAAGTTCTTGTAGAGATGTAGCTAAGCAGGCAGATGCAATGATTGTTATAGGAGGATATCATAGTTCTAACACACAAAAACTAGTTGAAATCAGTAAAAAATATTGCAAAAATGTATATCATATAGAAGTTGCTGAAGAATTGCCTTTGGAACAACTCAAAAATTATCAAATAATAGGGATAACTGCAGGTGCCTCTACCCCTGCATGGATAATAGAGGAGGTATATAATAAAATGTCTAATATTTCAAATGATATCAATGATATGTCACAAGCTTTAAATAATACTTTTACTAATATAAGAAAGGGAGATATATTAGAAGGAGAAGTTATACTAGTAGGTAATGATGAGGTAGTAGTAAACATAGGTTATAAGTCTGATGGAATAATAAAAAAAGAAGAACTAACAAATGATCAAGATGTATTACCATCACAGATAGTTTCAATAGGTGATAAAATTTCTGTACTTGTAATCAATATGAATGATGGAGAAGGAAATGTCTTATTGTCTAAAAAGAGAGTAGATAATAAAAAAAATTGGGAAGAAGTTTCTAAATTATATAAAAACGAAGCTATAATAAATGTTAAAGTCAAAGAAGTTTCAGATAATGGCCTCATAGTAAATATACTTGGATTAAGAGGGTTTATTCCAAAATCTCAGGTATCTAATAAATATATAAAAGACTTTAATTCATACTTGAATAAAGAGTTAGATGTAAAAGTTATAGACTTAGATAAAACTAAAAATCGTATAGTTTTATCTAGAAAATTGATAGAGCAAGAAGAACAAGAAAATGAAAAAGAAAAAACTTGGAGTCATATTAAAAAAGGCCAGATTATAAAAGGAAAAGTTAAAAGAATTACAGACTTTGGTGCATTTGTAGATATAGGAGGAATAGATGGCTTATTACACATATCAGATTTGTCCTGGACAAAAGTAAAACATCCAAGTAAGGTTGTTAATGTTGGAGATGAAATTGAAATAATTATTCTTGATTTGGATAAAGCTAAAGAAAGAATATCATTAGGCCTAAAACAGCTACAACAACATCCTTGGGAAAAAGTTAAAGACAAGTATACTGTAGGTAGTATAATAGATGGAACAGTAGTCAAATTATTAAATTTCGGTGCATTTGTAGAATTAGAACCTGGAATAGAAGGACTAGTTCATATTACACAAATTACAGACGAAAATATATCTAAACCTTCAGAAATACTTAACGTAGGTGATAAAGTAAGGATAAAGATATTAAGTATAGATGAAGAACAAAGAAGAATAGAACTAAGTATAAAAGAAGCTGATTTGAAACAAAATGAAGAGTATAAAAAATATAATACTGATGAGTCATTTACAATAGGTGATATAATAAATGTAAAAAATCTCAAATAAGTTCAATCTAAAGTGTATAAAAAAATTTAGAATGTAAAAAATAAGAAAGACCTCACAAAATCATCAAGACCCCCTTTATATTATTCTGTGGCATAGTATTGCCACAGTCTTTTTTTTATTATAGAATATACATAATCTATTATGGATAAATTTTAGAAAAGGGGAAAAAAATGGACAAATATGAGGCGTTTAAAAAAAATATTTATTCTCTAACAAATATAAATCTATCTTGCTACAAAGAAAAACAAATGAAAAGAAGAATAGAGTCATTAATCAGTAGAAATGGCTATAAAAACTTTGATGACTATTATATAGCATTAAAAAAAGATAAAAAATTATTTAATGAATTTATAAATTATTTAACTATAAATGTATCTGAGTTCTATAGGAATCCAGCTCAATGGATGTGCTTAGAAAAAGATATTCTTCCTAATTTAATAAAGAAGTACAAAAAACTTACTATATGGAGTAGTGCTTGTTCTACAGGGGAAGAACCCTATTCTTTAGTAATGCTTCTATCCAAGTTTTATAATTTAAAGGATGTAAAAATAATTGCAACAGATATAGATGCAGGAGCCATTGAAAAAGCCAAATTAGGTGTTTATAGTGAAAAAAGTCTGCAAAACTTACCTAATGATTTTAAGTTGAAATATTTTGATAAAATAGGAATGTCTTATAAAATCAAAGAGGACATTAAGTCCTGTGTAGATTTTAAAAAGCTAAATTTATTAGAAGATAGATATCCTATGGACTGTCATATTATATTGTGTAGAAATGTTCTTATATACTTCACTGAAGAGACTAAGAATATAATATATAAAAAGTTCCATGACTCTTTAAGTAA
The nucleotide sequence above comes from Gottschalkia purinilytica. Encoded proteins:
- a CDS encoding bifunctional 4-hydroxy-3-methylbut-2-enyl diphosphate reductase/30S ribosomal protein S1; translation: MKIIIAENAGFCFGVKKAIESTINQFENKDKNIYSLGPLIHNKQVIDKLSKKGLNVIENISEADKGKVVIRSHGVPLSIYDEAKEKNIEVVDCTCPFVRNVQRKAHDCYKNGYDVVIIGDSNHPEVIGIKGWCDNKAYSVNSEDDVNKLPSLNKVCIVAQTTITNEKFETLSKLVSKKSNEVHINNTICNATNVRQSSCRDVAKQADAMIVIGGYHSSNTQKLVEISKKYCKNVYHIEVAEELPLEQLKNYQIIGITAGASTPAWIIEEVYNKMSNISNDINDMSQALNNTFTNIRKGDILEGEVILVGNDEVVVNIGYKSDGIIKKEELTNDQDVLPSQIVSIGDKISVLVINMNDGEGNVLLSKKRVDNKKNWEEVSKLYKNEAIINVKVKEVSDNGLIVNILGLRGFIPKSQVSNKYIKDFNSYLNKELDVKVIDLDKTKNRIVLSRKLIEQEEQENEKEKTWSHIKKGQIIKGKVKRITDFGAFVDIGGIDGLLHISDLSWTKVKHPSKVVNVGDEIEIIILDLDKAKERISLGLKQLQQHPWEKVKDKYTVGSIIDGTVVKLLNFGAFVELEPGIEGLVHITQITDENISKPSEILNVGDKVRIKILSIDEEQRRIELSIKEADLKQNEEYKKYNTDESFTIGDIINVKNLK
- a CDS encoding CheR family methyltransferase — protein: MDKYEAFKKNIYSLTNINLSCYKEKQMKRRIESLISRNGYKNFDDYYIALKKDKKLFNEFINYLTINVSEFYRNPAQWMCLEKDILPNLIKKYKKLTIWSSACSTGEEPYSLVMLLSKFYNLKDVKIIATDIDAGAIEKAKLGVYSEKSLQNLPNDFKLKYFDKIGMSYKIKEDIKSCVDFKKLNLLEDRYPMDCHIILCRNVLIYFTEETKNIIYKKFHDSLSKDGILFVGSTEQIIMPDRYNLKSTKMFFYQKEA